Proteins encoded in a region of the Paenibacillus sp. E222 genome:
- a CDS encoding helix-turn-helix domain-containing protein, with product MKRLWSKFSPVFRRFMISYFIILMIPQIAGYASYKASIEVARTSSIENSLKSLNLGKEIIERNLLQVEAFTRQLAINQDLYRLIADPKPLDSNNVYGVGRMQRSLSMYSSTNDYLSHFFIYIPNYNVIITPTTVFYRPEHYYAANQLEGMTFEEWSEHILKKPHLNEIMPLRNYKREIRNNVLVDAPAITFLQSLPLNSFNKPQATIGVMIDEDQMAGLTQNIVEQYGGWTLVTDSEGNIIFSRGIDGAEAERLKDMPADKHDKVTPMGNGRLLISIKSDLNGWNYAAGIPESALMVTADRIKQVTFTFTLATLGLGLLIGLLLAYRNSAPIHRLLSVFRDQDIALPGKIRNEYDFLASNITSLIMNNHLLESALNEQLPLLRDGFIKRLLTGEFYTTGELEAVSSQTGVSLISSQGFVGIVKVDGYGRPDSGEIIQELSIARLIVRQALIDWDSDVLVTDWGTDQIAFVHSVPGEHEHTEETLGTFEAELQSLIASVYRDYRVSTRIGMGSPYHVWNDIGRSFNEARQALEYAIHIGSENMVRFEDAVKETEMYYYPIESEQRLLNTLKAGEFEESSRILDQLFSRNFEERELSYDMTQQFIMELKGTFLKVAEPKILLDESLIEQFKSRVAAVLTTDSVAVLRDKFNQLTQDICLDVQRKKSDMHADIVNGIIRYIQSRYDDASLTLYRIAEQIGKPEKYISQLFKEHTGENLSEYVELVRINKAAELLRESSQTVDEIAVQAGYNSAHSFRRAFKRVRGVSPSTFRQIEDNGGRS from the coding sequence ATGAAGCGTTTATGGTCCAAATTTTCACCGGTATTCCGCAGATTTATGATTTCCTACTTTATCATTCTGATGATTCCCCAGATCGCGGGCTATGCCTCTTACAAGGCATCAATTGAAGTGGCCAGGACGAGCTCTATCGAAAACAGTCTGAAATCATTGAATCTGGGAAAGGAAATTATTGAACGAAACCTCCTGCAGGTAGAGGCCTTCACGAGGCAGCTTGCAATCAACCAGGATTTGTACCGCCTGATTGCCGATCCCAAGCCGCTGGATTCGAACAATGTTTACGGCGTGGGACGCATGCAGCGCAGCCTGTCCATGTACAGCAGCACGAACGACTATCTGTCCCATTTTTTTATTTACATTCCGAACTACAATGTCATCATCACGCCCACGACCGTTTTTTACCGACCTGAGCATTACTACGCCGCGAATCAACTTGAAGGCATGACGTTTGAGGAATGGAGCGAGCATATTTTGAAGAAACCGCATTTGAACGAGATCATGCCGCTTCGAAACTACAAGCGGGAGATTCGCAATAACGTTCTTGTTGACGCTCCAGCGATCACGTTTCTGCAATCTCTTCCGCTGAACAGCTTCAATAAACCGCAGGCTACGATTGGCGTCATGATTGATGAGGACCAGATGGCCGGTCTGACGCAAAATATCGTGGAGCAGTATGGCGGTTGGACGCTGGTGACGGATTCGGAGGGGAACATTATATTCTCGCGTGGCATCGATGGAGCGGAGGCAGAACGATTAAAAGACATGCCTGCCGACAAGCACGATAAAGTCACGCCTATGGGCAATGGTCGTCTGCTCATTTCCATCAAGTCGGATCTGAACGGCTGGAACTATGCCGCTGGCATTCCCGAGAGTGCGCTCATGGTCACAGCAGACCGGATCAAACAGGTTACCTTTACCTTTACACTGGCAACGCTCGGGCTTGGGCTGTTGATCGGGCTTTTGCTGGCTTACCGGAACAGCGCGCCGATTCACCGACTCCTGTCCGTGTTCCGGGATCAGGATATCGCATTACCCGGTAAGATCCGCAACGAGTACGATTTTCTGGCGAGCAACATCACCAGCCTGATTATGAACAATCATCTGCTGGAGAGCGCATTGAACGAGCAGCTTCCGCTGCTGCGCGACGGGTTTATCAAACGCCTTCTGACGGGCGAGTTCTACACAACGGGCGAGCTCGAGGCTGTCTCTTCCCAGACAGGCGTATCCCTTATCAGCAGCCAGGGCTTCGTAGGAATTGTGAAGGTAGACGGTTATGGAAGACCCGACAGCGGGGAGATTATTCAGGAGCTGAGCATTGCCAGATTAATCGTAAGGCAGGCTCTGATTGATTGGGATTCTGATGTTCTGGTAACCGATTGGGGGACGGATCAGATCGCATTTGTGCATTCAGTCCCTGGAGAGCATGAGCACACAGAGGAAACCTTGGGGACGTTCGAAGCCGAACTGCAAAGCCTGATCGCTTCCGTGTACCGGGATTACCGGGTATCAACCAGGATCGGGATGGGTTCTCCGTATCACGTATGGAACGACATCGGCCGCTCGTTCAATGAAGCGAGGCAAGCACTTGAATACGCCATTCATATTGGATCGGAGAACATGGTGCGATTCGAGGATGCCGTGAAAGAAACAGAGATGTATTATTATCCGATCGAGTCCGAGCAGCGGCTGCTGAATACGCTCAAGGCGGGTGAATTCGAGGAATCGAGCCGTATTCTGGACCAGCTGTTCAGCCGGAACTTCGAGGAGCGGGAGCTGTCGTATGACATGACGCAGCAGTTCATCATGGAGCTGAAGGGAACATTTCTGAAGGTGGCCGAGCCCAAAATATTGCTGGACGAATCACTCATCGAGCAATTCAAAAGCCGGGTAGCTGCCGTGTTGACAACAGATAGCGTTGCTGTGCTTCGGGATAAATTCAATCAGCTGACGCAAGACATCTGTCTGGACGTGCAGCGGAAGAAATCCGACATGCATGCGGACATTGTGAACGGAATTATCCGTTATATCCAGTCGAGGTACGACGATGCGAGCTTGACGCTGTACCGGATTGCGGAACAGATCGGCAAGCCGGAAAAGTATATCTCACAGCTGTTCAAAGAACATACCGGAGAGAATCTTTCGGAGTATGTCGAACTGGTTCGGATTAACAAGGCGGCAGAGCTGCTGCGGGAAAGCAGTCAGACGGTTGATGAAATTGCAGTACAAGCCGGATATAACAGCGCGCATTCGTTCCGCAGAGCGTTCAAGCGGGTTCGAGGGGTGTCGCCGAGCACGTTCCGGCAGATCGAAGATAACGGAGGGCGAAGCTGA
- a CDS encoding phenolic acid decarboxylase, which translates to MQGFTGSHMIYTYENGWEYEIYIKNDHTIDYRIHSGMVAGRWVRDQEANVVKLTKGVYKVAWTEPTGTDVALNFMPNEMRMHGIIFFPKWVHDHPEITVCYQNDYIDLMIDSREKYETYPKYVVPEFADITFIENAGINNEKLISIAPYPGMTDDIRAGKLK; encoded by the coding sequence CTGCAAGGCTTCACTGGGAGCCACATGATATATACTTACGAAAACGGCTGGGAATACGAAATCTATATCAAAAACGATCATACTATCGATTATCGCATTCATAGCGGCATGGTTGCAGGTCGCTGGGTGCGCGATCAGGAAGCAAACGTTGTGAAGTTGACGAAGGGCGTTTATAAAGTAGCGTGGACCGAGCCGACAGGCACGGATGTTGCCCTAAACTTCATGCCGAACGAAATGCGGATGCACGGCATTATTTTTTTCCCGAAATGGGTGCATGATCATCCGGAAATCACGGTCTGTTACCAGAACGACTATATCGATCTTATGATTGATTCACGAGAAAAATATGAGACCTATCCGAAATACGTCGTTCCCGAATTTGCCGATATAACATTTATTGAAAATGCAGGCATCAACAATGAGAAACTGATCTCCATAGCACCTTATCCTGGCATGACGGATGACATACGTGCCGGGAAGCTGAAATAA
- a CDS encoding SGNH/GDSL hydrolase family protein, with amino-acid sequence MLNNSADSANEKEVPTAPRDPVGVAEAVNEPPVDSESQAYRNMIAKSLLSKGNNTRLKAAIEKAKGGEPVTIAYIGGSITHGAGAMPLHLNCYAYRSFEIFKRMFAPSEDSPIRLIKAGVGGTPSQLGIIRYDRDVLRDGTVQPDIVILEFAVNDADDETQGICYESLVLKALDADNKPAVILLFSVFENDWNLQDRLAPVGWHYNLPMVSVKDAVVEQFHWTLEQGHVISKKQFFYDIYHPTNAGHHIMADCLGWLFDVTDQSALDGEDEDSTNERPPLIGDHFVGTKLLDRLNGDSIARIEAGGFRETDTDLQLTEMDDHAYGTPLFPNNWMHTGQNVTGHASFKLILRSKRLILVFKDSGRADFGTANIRVDGALVRTADPHLVNWTHCHAVILYDEEHSREHTVEIAMAEGHEDKRFTILGFGFVD; translated from the coding sequence ATGCTCAACAATTCAGCGGATTCGGCAAATGAAAAGGAAGTTCCAACGGCACCGCGTGACCCGGTTGGGGTTGCTGAAGCTGTGAATGAGCCACCGGTTGATTCCGAGTCACAGGCGTATCGCAATATGATTGCCAAATCTCTTTTGAGCAAAGGGAATAACACCAGATTGAAGGCTGCTATCGAAAAAGCAAAAGGCGGCGAGCCCGTGACCATCGCTTATATTGGCGGTTCGATTACCCACGGCGCAGGGGCCATGCCTCTTCATCTCAATTGTTACGCCTATCGCTCGTTTGAAATTTTCAAGCGCATGTTCGCTCCATCTGAGGACAGTCCAATTCGTCTAATCAAAGCAGGCGTAGGCGGCACGCCGTCACAGCTGGGCATCATTCGCTATGACCGGGATGTGCTTAGGGACGGGACAGTCCAGCCGGATATTGTCATTCTGGAGTTTGCAGTAAATGATGCAGACGATGAGACCCAAGGCATTTGTTACGAGAGTCTGGTGTTAAAGGCGCTTGATGCAGATAACAAGCCAGCCGTCATTTTGCTGTTCAGCGTGTTTGAGAATGACTGGAATCTTCAGGATCGGCTGGCTCCTGTTGGCTGGCACTATAATTTGCCTATGGTGAGTGTAAAGGATGCTGTGGTGGAGCAATTCCACTGGACACTGGAACAGGGCCATGTCATTTCCAAAAAGCAATTTTTCTACGACATCTACCATCCGACCAATGCCGGGCATCATATTATGGCTGATTGTCTGGGCTGGCTGTTCGACGTAACCGATCAATCTGCCCTGGACGGGGAGGATGAAGACAGTACGAATGAAAGGCCGCCGCTAATTGGGGACCATTTTGTCGGCACAAAGCTGCTGGACCGTCTGAATGGGGACAGTATCGCCCGGATTGAGGCGGGTGGGTTTCGGGAGACGGACACCGATCTGCAACTGACGGAGATGGATGATCATGCATACGGTACACCACTATTTCCCAACAACTGGATGCACACGGGGCAGAACGTAACGGGCCATGCCAGCTTTAAGCTAATCCTGCGGAGCAAACGACTTATTTTGGTATTTAAGGATTCCGGCAGAGCCGATTTCGGGACAGCTAATATCAGGGTGGATGGTGCACTGGTGAGGACGGCTGACCCGCATCTAGTGAACTGGACGCATTGCCATGCTGTAATCCTGTACGATGAAGAACATTCCAGAGAGCATACTGTGGAGATTGCAATGGCTGAAGGCCATGAGGACAAACGATTTACGATTTTGGGATTTGGTTTTGTTGATTAG
- a CDS encoding ABC transporter substrate-binding protein has product MLVCLLLLSVALAGCSSSNRGNGEKGDASSGDKVSINVFAHQGSDTNLQTNKFTKKMEDKFNIQFHWTTVPFDGAAEKRQISLASGDYPDLYLLIPWVDRFSQTDLLKFGQQGVILPLNDLIDKYAPNIKKVLDSNEYYKAMNTAPDGNIYGLTGLNECFHCSYPNKMWVNTKWLKQLGLSEPGTTDEFKAVLEAFKTKDPNGNGKADEVPLSGSIENFGVHIIPYLMNGFIYDDDRTYLVVNNGKVDTAASKPEWKEGLTYIKSLYDEGLIDPGAFTQNSGAFKKIGDNADAQLLGAGAAMHPALFVNTDEGSPYGKDYNAIPPLQGPHANYATYNYPIDPGASFVLTNKASEQTQIAAIQLLDYLYTQEGAMSAYLGEEGTSWRKPQEGEVALNDQIQPLYKSIPLASGEEPRNDSWGAMSQYNHHRAYRDAEVQGTDIYASDGYERRLYEATLLMEGKEPKNVFPHWALWVDPASADEVSMMQTNLKDYIDQNALQFITGAKSLDKDWEDYVKGLEGLNIQRYVEIMQSSYDSSSISK; this is encoded by the coding sequence ATGCTTGTGTGCCTGCTTCTTCTTAGTGTGGCGCTGGCGGGGTGCTCGTCAAGCAATCGCGGCAACGGGGAGAAGGGCGATGCTTCCTCCGGCGACAAAGTATCCATCAACGTTTTTGCGCATCAAGGCTCGGATACCAATCTGCAAACGAACAAGTTTACGAAAAAGATGGAAGACAAATTCAACATCCAGTTCCATTGGACGACGGTTCCCTTTGACGGAGCTGCTGAAAAGAGGCAGATCTCACTTGCCTCGGGCGATTATCCCGACCTGTACCTGCTCATTCCTTGGGTAGACCGCTTCTCGCAAACGGACTTGCTGAAATTCGGCCAGCAGGGCGTTATTCTGCCGCTTAACGACCTGATCGACAAGTACGCTCCAAACATCAAGAAGGTGCTTGACAGCAACGAATATTATAAAGCGATGAATACAGCTCCTGATGGCAACATCTACGGTCTGACCGGCTTAAACGAATGCTTTCACTGCTCCTATCCGAATAAAATGTGGGTTAATACAAAATGGCTGAAACAACTCGGGTTATCCGAACCCGGAACGACGGATGAATTCAAGGCGGTGCTCGAAGCGTTCAAAACCAAGGACCCGAATGGCAACGGAAAGGCGGACGAAGTACCGCTTAGCGGGTCCATTGAAAATTTTGGCGTGCACATCATTCCGTACCTGATGAACGGGTTCATTTACGATGATGACAGAACATATCTTGTTGTGAATAACGGCAAGGTCGATACGGCAGCGAGCAAACCGGAGTGGAAGGAAGGACTCACTTATATTAAATCGCTATACGATGAAGGTCTGATCGATCCCGGCGCCTTTACACAAAATTCGGGGGCATTCAAGAAGATTGGCGATAACGCCGATGCGCAGCTGCTAGGAGCAGGCGCAGCCATGCACCCGGCCCTTTTTGTGAATACGGATGAGGGCTCGCCGTACGGCAAGGACTACAACGCGATTCCTCCGCTGCAAGGACCACATGCGAACTATGCAACCTACAACTATCCGATTGATCCCGGAGCATCGTTTGTGCTGACGAACAAGGCCAGCGAGCAAACGCAAATCGCAGCTATTCAATTGCTGGATTACCTCTATACGCAAGAAGGTGCGATGAGTGCTTATCTTGGCGAGGAAGGCACCAGCTGGCGCAAGCCGCAGGAAGGTGAGGTCGCGCTGAACGATCAGATCCAGCCGCTCTACAAGTCGATTCCGCTCGCCTCTGGAGAAGAGCCGCGTAATGACAGCTGGGGAGCGATGAGTCAGTACAACCATCACCGGGCATACCGCGACGCGGAAGTACAGGGCACGGACATTTATGCAAGCGACGGATATGAGCGCCGTCTGTATGAAGCAACATTGCTGATGGAAGGTAAGGAGCCCAAAAACGTATTCCCTCACTGGGCGCTGTGGGTCGACCCTGCAAGTGCTGATGAAGTGAGCATGATGCAGACCAATCTCAAGGATTATATTGACCAGAACGCCCTGCAATTCATCACGGGGGCAAAGAGCCTGGATAAGGATTGGGAGGATTACGTGAAAGGGTTGGAGGGACTCAACATCCAGCGTTATGTGGAGATCATGCAATCGTCTTACGATTCCTCGTCTATTTCCAAGTAA
- a CDS encoding sugar ABC transporter permease, with the protein MNLRTTISNANSDVRQRRRSAVKHAVSKSLRRHWQLYLLVLPPVVYFIIFKYVPMANAVLAFKDYNVIKGIWGSPWVGTKYFEMLFRNPAFATLIKNTLYISFYQLIVGFPVPILLALALNEIKSARFKKTVQMVTYAPYFISTVVMVSIIMLFLSPRLGIVNTIAGALGFEAVNFLGEPGLFRSIYVFSDVWQSMGYSAVIYLAALSGIDPSLYEAARVDGASRFQKIVNVDLPGILPAAVIILILSVGNIMAVGFEKIYLLQNPLNLSASEIISTYVYKMGLLNANYSFATAVGLFNSLINLILLLTVNAAAKRLSNTSLW; encoded by the coding sequence ATGAATCTGAGAACGACAATTTCCAATGCCAATTCGGATGTGAGGCAGCGCAGGCGCTCGGCGGTCAAGCATGCCGTATCCAAAAGTCTGAGAAGGCACTGGCAGCTTTATCTGCTAGTCCTTCCACCCGTCGTATACTTCATCATCTTCAAGTATGTACCGATGGCTAACGCGGTCCTGGCATTCAAGGACTACAACGTCATCAAGGGGATATGGGGCAGCCCGTGGGTGGGGACCAAGTATTTTGAAATGCTTTTCCGAAATCCCGCGTTCGCCACCCTGATCAAAAACACGCTGTATATTTCTTTCTATCAGTTAATCGTTGGTTTTCCGGTGCCGATCCTGCTGGCCCTGGCGCTGAACGAGATCAAGAGCGCAAGATTCAAGAAAACCGTTCAAATGGTCACCTATGCGCCTTATTTTATTTCGACGGTTGTTATGGTATCAATCATCATGCTGTTTCTTTCCCCGCGGCTTGGCATCGTGAATACGATTGCAGGCGCACTGGGCTTTGAAGCGGTGAATTTTCTGGGTGAGCCGGGATTGTTTCGCTCCATTTACGTGTTCTCGGACGTGTGGCAGAGCATGGGATATTCGGCAGTTATCTATTTGGCGGCGCTTTCCGGCATCGACCCTTCCCTGTACGAAGCAGCCAGGGTTGATGGTGCTAGTCGGTTTCAGAAAATAGTGAACGTCGATCTGCCTGGCATACTGCCCGCGGCGGTTATTATCCTCATTTTAAGTGTAGGCAACATTATGGCGGTTGGGTTTGAGAAAATCTATCTGCTCCAAAACCCGCTGAACCTGTCGGCTTCGGAAATTATCTCCACCTACGTGTACAAAATGGGGCTGCTGAACGCCAATTACAGTTTTGCCACGGCCGTCGGCCTCTTTAATTCATTGATCAACCTGATCCTGCTGTTGACTGTGAATGCAGCCGCCAAGCGATTGTCCAATACAAGCCTGTGGTAA
- a CDS encoding RICIN domain-containing protein produces MLKKMLNYCKFMLILALLLSITPLGSGRADAWVGMPMGKLHVSGKNLVNSSNQPVLLSGWHQPSGAYWTYQNSNYYLTRNGNNRHAATLAYLKDITDTFTSTSPKYGSSHGWNMNQIRLFIDREDMGDVAAGTYNFAGVQTVTQNVIIPYIQYAKTKGVYVTLGLDFTLKDDQATTAANLQKFNQIWGYLASRPEIKSADNVHFELINEPVKSYANGHWGGYNGENDFVDHWNDLRNFQNSIISTIRSQGADNVIWAAGLGYNQFYSLTASHPLTDPLNNYGYAVHWYPGYGAYDNMSILQDQWNTNVKAAADKYPINITEVTWFKKKAGDSEYWNLFNGSNEGFGNNTKTIFNAAGNVSIAAHMNGFILDAGERSSFADPTAGLKWDGDASRSAMGRFLFNWFYERAQSYPNGGTPSTGLTPGATYKIVARHSGKVIDVPGGVNENNLQLQQWSDLGGNPQKWVLTQIANGIYSLTSVNSPDKVIDIRNGTSNNGEAVQLMSNLNTTAQHFKINDLGNGYWSIINVNSNKAVEVTGSSTADGAKLQQNDFTNATNQQWKFVAVN; encoded by the coding sequence ATGTTGAAGAAGATGTTGAATTACTGTAAATTTATGCTCATTCTGGCCTTGCTGCTGTCCATCACGCCACTCGGATCGGGTCGCGCGGACGCGTGGGTTGGCATGCCCATGGGCAAGCTTCATGTGAGTGGGAAAAATCTGGTCAACAGCAGCAACCAGCCAGTCTTGCTGAGTGGGTGGCATCAGCCTTCTGGTGCCTATTGGACTTACCAGAACAGCAACTATTATCTCACTCGAAACGGCAACAATCGCCATGCCGCAACGCTGGCTTATCTCAAGGACATTACCGATACATTTACGAGCACCAGTCCGAAATACGGAAGCAGCCACGGCTGGAACATGAATCAGATTCGTCTGTTTATCGACCGTGAGGATATGGGCGATGTAGCAGCAGGTACTTACAATTTTGCCGGTGTACAAACGGTAACGCAGAACGTCATTATCCCTTATATCCAATATGCAAAAACGAAAGGCGTCTATGTTACACTCGGACTTGACTTCACATTGAAGGATGATCAAGCTACGACCGCAGCCAATCTGCAAAAGTTCAATCAGATCTGGGGTTATCTCGCTTCTCGCCCGGAAATTAAAAGCGCAGACAACGTACACTTCGAGCTGATCAATGAGCCGGTTAAATCGTACGCTAACGGTCATTGGGGCGGCTACAACGGCGAGAACGACTTCGTGGACCACTGGAATGATCTGCGCAATTTCCAGAACTCCATCATCTCAACCATCCGCAGCCAAGGCGCGGATAATGTCATCTGGGCCGCTGGTTTGGGATATAACCAATTCTACAGTCTTACAGCAAGCCATCCTTTGACAGACCCGCTGAACAATTACGGTTATGCCGTTCACTGGTATCCGGGGTACGGAGCGTATGACAACATGTCGATTCTGCAAGATCAGTGGAATACGAATGTGAAGGCTGCGGCTGATAAATATCCGATTAACATCACCGAAGTCACGTGGTTCAAAAAGAAAGCAGGCGATTCCGAATACTGGAATCTGTTCAACGGCAGCAATGAAGGCTTTGGCAACAATACAAAGACCATTTTCAACGCGGCAGGCAATGTCAGTATCGCAGCACATATGAACGGATTCATTTTGGATGCCGGGGAACGAAGCTCCTTTGCCGATCCAACGGCAGGCTTGAAATGGGACGGTGATGCTTCACGGAGTGCAATGGGACGTTTTTTGTTTAATTGGTTCTATGAACGCGCACAGTCTTATCCAAATGGTGGCACTCCATCAACCGGATTGACACCGGGAGCGACATACAAGATTGTGGCCAGACATTCTGGCAAAGTTATCGATGTCCCGGGTGGGGTAAATGAGAACAATTTGCAGCTTCAGCAATGGTCGGATCTGGGTGGCAATCCTCAAAAGTGGGTCCTGACCCAGATTGCTAATGGAATTTACAGTTTGACGAGCGTGAATTCGCCGGATAAGGTGATCGATATCCGTAATGGGACCAGTAACAACGGAGAGGCAGTTCAGCTCATGAGCAATTTGAATACCACTGCACAGCACTTCAAAATCAATGATCTGGGCAATGGATACTGGAGTATTATAAACGTAAACAGTAACAAGGCTGTTGAGGTCACAGGTTCCTCAACGGCAGACGGTGCCAAATTGCAGCAAAACGATTTTACAAACGCAACCAACCAGCAATGGAAATTTGTCGCCGTAAACTAA
- a CDS encoding glycosyl hydrolase family 8: MTITDKGAFYTGTYRNLFLELGYDDSEITEKLDKTWTELFYGDADTRIYYPMGEDKGYVLDTGNLDVRSEGMSYGMMMAVQMDKKEEFNRLWNFSKTYMQHTEGRYKDYFAWHCKPDGTRISQGPAPDGEEFFAMALFFASNRWGDGPEPYDYAVQARKILHACVHQGENGVGDPMWDPETKLIKFIPESPFSDPSYHLPHFYELFAKYADECDQSFWNEAAAESRAYLHKACHPVTGLSPEYANFDGTPAPPQHHGDFRHFYSDAYRVAANIALDWEWFRKDRWQVAQSNRIQAFFSEIEVSDYRRYTIEGQPFDELSLHPIGLLATNAMASLAADGPHANPFVHQFWNTPLRQGVRRYYDNCLYFFSLLALSGRYCMY, encoded by the coding sequence ATGACCATCACGGACAAAGGTGCATTTTACACGGGAACATACCGGAATCTGTTTCTTGAACTGGGCTATGACGACAGCGAAATTACGGAAAAGCTGGATAAAACGTGGACCGAATTGTTTTATGGAGATGCCGATACGCGAATCTATTACCCGATGGGTGAGGACAAAGGATATGTACTCGACACCGGCAATCTGGATGTGCGCTCGGAGGGCATGTCTTACGGGATGATGATGGCTGTGCAAATGGACAAAAAAGAAGAGTTCAATCGACTCTGGAATTTCTCGAAAACGTATATGCAGCATACCGAAGGCCGATACAAGGATTATTTTGCATGGCATTGCAAGCCGGATGGAACCCGGATATCTCAGGGACCTGCCCCTGACGGTGAGGAATTTTTCGCTATGGCCCTGTTCTTCGCCTCCAATCGGTGGGGCGACGGTCCAGAGCCTTATGATTATGCCGTACAAGCGCGGAAAATACTGCATGCCTGCGTACATCAAGGGGAGAACGGCGTTGGCGATCCGATGTGGGACCCCGAAACCAAACTGATTAAATTCATACCGGAATCACCATTCAGCGACCCGTCCTATCACCTGCCCCATTTTTACGAACTGTTCGCCAAATACGCAGATGAGTGTGATCAATCGTTCTGGAACGAAGCTGCCGCCGAGAGTCGGGCTTATCTGCATAAAGCCTGTCATCCGGTAACCGGACTTTCGCCTGAATATGCAAATTTTGACGGAACGCCTGCACCACCTCAGCACCATGGCGATTTCCGGCATTTCTACAGTGATGCTTACCGGGTAGCGGCCAACATAGCCCTCGACTGGGAATGGTTCCGCAAGGATCGCTGGCAGGTGGCGCAGTCCAATCGTATCCAGGCATTTTTCAGCGAAATTGAAGTATCGGATTATCGCCGTTACACGATTGAGGGTCAGCCATTTGATGAACTGTCTCTGCACCCCATCGGATTGCTCGCCACCAATGCCATGGCTTCTCTGGCCGCCGACGGGCCGCATGCTAACCCGTTCGTGCATCAGTTCTGGAATACGCCATTACGCCAAGGTGTCCGCCGATACTATGACAATTGTCTGTACTTCTTCAGTCTTCTGGCTTTGAGCGGACGTTATTGTATGTATTAA
- a CDS encoding carbohydrate ABC transporter permease, with the protein MSELQSHPSRLVDKRKHTIRESFGDRVFMTVTYIILTVVLIAVLYPLIYILSSSLSSPAAVSSGKVWLWPVDITLAGYKAVLQNDQVITGYANSLFYTACGTLISVALTIMIAYPLSKKTFVGRSPLMMFITFTMLFSGGLIPTYLVVKSMGLIDTRWALLIPNAIWVWQVIIARTFFQNSIPEELSEAADIDGCSDIRFIFSVILPLAKPIVAVLSLMYAVGQWNAYFDALIYLKSQSLYPLQLILRSILILNNGTGNIDAGEMVKMQQMAELMKFSLIVMASLPVLVIYPFVQRYFVQGMLIGSVKG; encoded by the coding sequence ATGAGCGAGTTACAATCGCATCCAAGCCGTTTGGTGGATAAACGAAAGCACACGATCAGGGAGTCCTTTGGGGACCGCGTGTTCATGACAGTCACCTACATCATTCTGACCGTGGTTCTGATTGCAGTGCTCTATCCGCTGATCTATATTTTAAGCTCGTCCCTAAGCAGCCCGGCTGCTGTCTCTTCGGGGAAAGTCTGGCTGTGGCCGGTTGACATTACGCTGGCCGGATACAAGGCGGTATTGCAGAACGATCAGGTAATTACCGGATATGCCAATTCACTGTTCTACACCGCATGCGGCACGCTGATCAGCGTAGCTTTAACGATCATGATCGCTTATCCGCTTTCCAAAAAAACTTTTGTCGGGCGCAGCCCTCTTATGATGTTCATCACGTTCACCATGCTCTTCTCCGGCGGTTTGATTCCGACCTATCTCGTGGTCAAATCGATGGGATTGATTGATACCCGCTGGGCGCTGCTGATTCCAAATGCTATCTGGGTGTGGCAGGTTATCATTGCGCGCACCTTTTTTCAGAACTCCATTCCTGAGGAGCTGTCCGAGGCAGCCGACATTGACGGGTGCAGTGATATCAGATTTATTTTCAGCGTCATTCTGCCGCTGGCAAAGCCCATTGTCGCCGTTCTGTCGCTGATGTATGCGGTCGGGCAGTGGAATGCGTACTTCGATGCGTTGATCTATTTGAAATCACAATCGCTCTATCCACTGCAGCTGATTCTGCGCAGCATCCTCATCCTGAACAACGGCACCGGAAACATCGACGCCGGGGAAATGGTAAAGATGCAGCAGATGGCGGAATTAATGAAGTTTTCATTGATCGTCATGGCAAGCTTGCCAGTGCTGGTGATCTACCCGTTTGTTCAGCGGTATTTCGTGCAGGGCATGCTGATTGGCTCTGTCAAAGGTTGA